A window of Seriola aureovittata isolate HTS-2021-v1 ecotype China chromosome 17, ASM2101889v1, whole genome shotgun sequence genomic DNA:
tgattagctgaggctgatgggaataaaTTAGCGTTGGACAAGGTGTTGAAAACTGAAGTACAAAGACTTCATGTTGGCGGGtccatcctctgggaaccatgaatgtctgtgtcaAATGTCTTTCCAGTGCATCCATCAGTCGTGGAGATACTTCAGTCTGGTTCACCGACCGACCGGCTgacaataattataataaatgataataataatattatgatAAAAGGATATATCTATAGCTACATAAAGCATGTGTGAAAGTTGTCTTTACCAACTAACAAATATGGcgtctgtctctccgtctctcagAGTGGCGTCCCCTGTGGGTTCTAGCATGCTTTACTCGCTGTCCCGCTACAGTCGCTACATCTCCATCCTTGACGCCGACCAGAAGACTTTGCGCTGCCCGCCGTATCGTGGCCAACTGCTTGCCAACGTAGCCGACCACCGCACCTACATCCGCCGTGGCTCCACCTACTTCCTTCAAGTACAGAGCACCCTGTGTCGCATGGCAGCCAAGGCCTTCCTGTTTACCTTcacccaccacctccacctgccgGTCAGCTCCGCGGAGGGGCCGGAGGTGGTGGAGGGCCGACGCCGCTGCTTCCTGCAGGAGCAGCTGGGGCTGGGCGAGGAGGACAGCCAGATACTGCTCTACCTCAGCCAGCTCGTCACTCAGCAGTACCTACAGCCTGCCACCGGGGGcagcgcagcagcagcaccttgttttagttttaactaCACCACCAGCGTTTTATACAAAATCTAATATTCTTCTGCGAGGACgattctcacacacattttagCAGAAATCATCTGTGACCCTTTGGTTTTTAAAGGACCAAAGGTGATCGTAATAAGGTCTAAAGTATTTTTAGTTTCAGGACAATCTCTGCTTTggttattgttttttcttttctgccatgctgtcttttcctctgctctcactATCTCCTCAGTGTGCAGGGAAAAGGAGACGGAGCGAGTTGTGAATGTCAGCGAGTGGTTTACTTGCAGGTGTTTGGTCGGGAGCatgttgacacacacaaacacacacacacacacaccgcagagCAGACGAAGGTCGCCTCTGCTTATTGTCCTTTGAGCCAtttgtgtgtttccctcctccgtggaaaaaaaaaaatcttacttgCACGGGCTTGTTTGAAGTCGTCGTGTCCCCCCTccccactacacacacacacacacacacacatatatatatatttacatgtatttaatCTCACAAAACTCGATCCAAcatggctgtctgtgtgtcgTAAGTGCTGGTCCGAACTCAGCCAGCTCACTGACGGGTTAAATCACAGCTGAGTGTTGACGCCCACCAATCACTGAGCAGTTGTTGTCAGCTATGATATCATCTCAGCtatatgtaaacatgtttttctttttcaagattactgtgacatttttctgcttgTGGTGAACAGACGTCTCTGTGACTCTGACCATGAAACCATGCAGGTTTGTTGCCGCTGGTTTTGTGACACGCCTCTCTctttggaaaaacacacatttaacacacattCCTGCAGTGATGGAGATAGAGTCACGGTGTTGGAGTTTTAACGGAGTAGCATGGGGCATGGAGTAAACATTCCCAgaggctgctttttttttctttccggGATGTGGTGCATGAGGAAGTGTGTTCGCTGTGAGAATTAGATCCAGTCGGCTCCACGTGATGTTGCATGTCCAGAGAAATAAACGTCATCACGCGCATACTCATCCACGTAGCGCCAGCGGCAGCCAAAACCTGTCAATATTCACTGCTGGCGAGCATTTTCATGGATATTACTCACACGGTCAGGAACATTTTAAAGCTACTTAACCTAAATGTATTGAATTTCACTGTTGTCTTAAATTTGTGCGAGAGTGTTGTGGTGTCAGCATGAGACTGTCTTGTGCCAGGGTGAATCACCGTATtgataatatttctgtttttgttacatttgaaGGAACCGACTCGGTCGAGATGCTGAACAGTTTGAGGGGATGTTGCTGGGAtggtgatgttgtgtttgtgtagattTGATCATGGGGGAAAATGAACTTTGTGTGCCATCGAAAGCAAAACTCTGACGTTTGACACTTTATTTAGGACACTAGTTGCctatccttttgtttttgttttgtttgtttcctcagCGATCCTTGCTGAATCTGTGCTCTGAACAAAACTCAACTGTTACATATATTTATTGCTTTCGGACAAAATTTGGATTCTCATGATTACGCCGAGTACGCCCAGATTTTCTGTTTGGAGATTACTGAAGTTTTTTGCAAAAGGTCCGTCACATCGGCCAGTGAAATCACAGCGAAGTCGTGTCTCTGATCGTATGTTAGATTTTCCAGCTCCGGGTTCTGGTTCTGTGGTGTCGGTGATGGAGCTGGGCTTCTGTGTCTTGGTTGGTAACTGTACTTGTGACTGCATGGACAGAGTTTTAATGTTAAAGGTCAAACAGTGTGGGATCGCGGCGGCTGCCCTTCCTGCTAcgaacacattttattttgttttttaactacTAACAACAAcctcacatttttttaattccacctattttattattattgttgttaatatTATAATGATTTCAGTTCAGTGCAGTTTGAACTCAATGATTTCTTTTGTTGCATGTGAcgtattttttattgttttattttctgaataacaagtttacaacaacaacccctttttttttttttttttttagcttttgtcCCTCTAATGCAAAAAGGTGAATGTAATCCAAATAAGCCATACCACAGTGTGCTTAACATGTCGTCACTCAGTGTCCTTATGTTGCCATATCATGTCTACCTTTTGTATCTCATCACGAGGGGGGCGTTGTGTGAACTCCAGCCCTGTACGATGGCGGCGGCGTTGCCAGTTATTTTAATAACGCACGTTGAGAATGTCTTGATGCTTTCATGTAATGTTGATGATAATTCATTTACTCCATTAAATTATTTGAATCCACATCATTTATTGCGTCAGTGCCTGGTTCacgctggggggggggggggtgttgacGGTGCTGTGAACCTACAGATCATCATTAAACATCTCATCCTCAACAGACTCACTCCGTGTGACTTGCTTCAGCGATGACGGATGTGCAAACATTTGAGGTGTCATGAATAATAGATGCTGCTCTGTGAACACGAGCAGCAGAAGGAGGAAAAGGTGGCGAGTTAAAGAAGAAGTCCcagcagaaaatgaatgttttaagAACACAGTTGAACTGAGTGAGTGGGCAGCTCGCTGTGTTTTTCCCACAGGTGCAAGTTGTTTAGCTTCTCTGAGCTGAACAGGACGAGCGTCCGCTGTCTTATCAGCTGCTCTGAGGATTAGTATCGATTACACTCGAACAGTGACAGCGGCAGATTTAGTGACGTAAAGATTTGCAAGTGTTTACGCCTCAGGTGAGATGAAACAATTTCACAAATTGAATCACAAATGCAATTCCCCACGGGGAGAACTGACAAAAAAACCCTCATTCTATACAACtgaaatcatatttttcttcgtttttctttctttattggATAATAGAAAGGAAGTAACAACACAAAACTGAGCCTACCTAGCTCCAACTACAAGcatgcaaagagaaaaataagaatatcttaaaataagtaataattACAGAATatgaagaaacaagaaaaaagcagGAAGAAGATCTTCTTCCTTTCTTGAGTAGCTGCAGGGGTTTCACTCGGCTCTACAGGCCCTAATAGATATGAACTAATTACACAAATCACTGAGGCAGATGCTTTGATCAGTGtgatgatgtgtgttgtgagcaGTGGTGGATGAAGTCTTCAGATCCCTAAAGAAAATACTTGTAGAAGTATTCTATTACAAGTTAAAGTCCCGCATTCAAAATCCTACGTgattaaaaatctaaaagtaTCGTTAGAAAAGTTCTTAAAAGTCTAATTCTGCAGACCACTggcatttcattatattatattccatcaatagattgttaatactgtaagtagcattttactgttgtaacCGGTCGCAGTGGAGCTCCTGttgttttaactactttatagACTGTTAagtagtttagtccagtggttcccaacttgGAGGCTgggcccctccaaagggtcacaagataaaccAGAGGGGTCGTGAGATGATGATGTAgttggaaagaagaaaaaaaaaaaaaaacttctacaacacacatttatgttgttttttatgactaCCCTgtaatctttgtttttgtaaaattaaaatttggGTCTTGAACTGTTTTTCAGATGAAACCATAATAGGAAGTTAAAAGAGGAACTTGtctaaacagctgtttttatctGGAGTCAAAATGTTGGGAACCGCTAGTTTATAAGATAAAGTCACAAGTAACTTCAGCTGTAACAAACGTTCGGGggcaaaataaacaatattccCTCTGAAATATAGTGAAGGAAAAAGCAGCTTCAAAGGAAACATTCGggtgaagtacaagtacctcaaacaTTTCCACcacatgaaaaatgttaatgaggttaataaaagaaaactgaactACAGAAGAAAACCATGTTATTAAGACAATGAATGACTGAAAGTGGAAGTATCAACCCTGATTTTCCTGAAATTCAAAGATGTTTGCTCTTCGGTTTTAGTTAGAAAATACTCTGAGGTCTTCAACCTTCAAGTGATTCATGTTTCCTCAAGAAACAAACAGGTTTGTTGTAGCTGATTTATTGGCTGTCGGTCTACAGCCAATAATGCAGCTTCTTTAATTCATAAGAGGTGAAGAAAGATAAAACCAGGAGAGCAAGTAAACcagaatcattttatttaaaattaaactaCAATAACAATTTCGAAGAAAAAGTTTTCAGGtttaaaacaatgacatttcAAACGAAAATCATTTCCCTCCCAGCctcctttaaatgaaatgaaacacgTCAGAACTGAAAATGACCTTCACAGTGAGTGTGACGAGCTGGAATGAGAGGCCTGATCCAGGAACAGCCAACCTCAGGCTCCTACCTTGAGCTCTAGGGCTTTATTTTGgtatataaaaaaacacaacacacagaaaaacaaatgtactTAAGACAATATGGCCCCTCTCAGTGTATTCCCCATGGCTCCCCTATGTTTAAAAGCAGAAGAGTAACTAATACTGATCCCCTATCAGGGCAGCTGAGGATGGTGGTGAGGATGTCACGAGAAATCGTTTCTAATGCAGGTGACTGAAATAAAGACAGTGTTGCTTGAGGGTCATGAGGGTGCACAGATGGAGGCTGGGTGAGCCCCGCTGTCCAACAGGAAACAGACCGGATGTCCAAAACCTGCACTTAGCCAGAACAACCTCTACATCCACAGTGGGTGCATTCAATGATCCTtccctgcagagaggaaaacaaaaaacagcagctgattggtTACAGAGTTTACAGCCACATTGTCTGAGTTTGCTGAGTTAGGCATCTAGAAAGTCACTATGTGGTAAAGTAACTGCCACTTTTTGTCTGACCTTGTCTTATTACCTCTCGAAAGATCCTCTTTctttaaatataacaaaaacaagtagcgctcagagtttttttttttttttaaacttactcTACGCTGCACctcacaaaaacaggaaatatgcaGGAAAGTCAGTGACATTTCACAGTTCTTATTGGGTTCTCTCCCCAGATCACTATGACATGTTGAACTCCACCAAAGACAGATGTATTAAGATATACTGAAGGATCATTGTGGAACGCCACTGTTAAAAAGCAGGTAGAAAAGTGGATTTCCACCTCAAAGTAGCATAAGAGTCTTCTGTGCACTGAAAGGAGGCAAAGGAGCGTCTTTAGTGCAACCAGATAGAACCAGGTTCTAATCCACCTCTATTGTTTTGTAGTTAACTAAAGTAAAAACCAGTGAAAATTTTACTGTTAATATTCAACCAGACATACTGCCCCAGTGTACTTTACATCTATCAGAGTGGCGACAGTAATGTCTTGAAGTAATGTTGATGATGAACTTTAAACTGAATAACTCGACCTAAAGAAATTACTGAACAGAAATTCTCATTCCCATTTAGTCACTGATACGTCTGACTTGAtattccagaaaaaaaacaaacaaacaaacaaacttgtaACTTAAACTATTTTGATTCTGTTCAAATCATTCAAGGCCGGGGAAGTCTGGCCTGATTTATCCAATCAAAGAGCCTGAGATACTCCAGGCACAACCAAGGTCTTTGAAAATGTGCAGTGTTCTGTTTAGTTTATCTCACTGTGGCAGTTTTCACAAGTGTATCTGTACCGTCTGTGCTCATGTCTGCACAGACATCAGCAGGAATAATGTCAAGCAGAGGAGCAACCTCAGCCTTTAATACATATTCAATGCAAGCTCACCCCaggattgtttttaaaatgagtcagacTTACGACTTCCAGCTTGCTCTTGGGGACTCTGCAGATGCAGTTGGTTCCAAAGTTGGTGTCTCTCGTTTGGATGCAACGCAGGCAGCACAGGTTCTCGTAGCCCTGCTTCTTCCACTTGGCAATCAGGTTCTTGTCTGCATAGCCTTCCTTTATACAGTACTCATACAGCTCtgccaggacacacacacagaaggacaATACCGGTTTGGCATCTCGTGCACAGAGTGAAGCTAGAAATGGGTGTCATGTGTCTGG
This region includes:
- the bud31 gene encoding protein BUD31 homolog — its product is MPKVKRSRKPPPDGWELIEPTLDELDQKMREAETEPHEGKRKVESLWPIFRLHHQRSRYIYDLFYKRKAISRELYEYCIKEGYADKNLIAKWKKQGYENLCCLRCIQTRDTNFGTNCICRVPKSKLEVGRIIECTHCGCRGCSG